In one window of uncultured Acetobacteroides sp. DNA:
- a CDS encoding glycosyltransferase family 4 protein — translation MGLKRALILTYYWPPSGGAGVQRWLKFVKYLREYGYEPVVYTAANGEMPVYDPTLADDIPAGVEVVRTEIWEPYHLYKKLVGGKSKEKINTGFLSETGKPKLTQKLGVWIRGNFFIPDARCFWIKPSVKYLAGYLKDHPVDIVISTGPPHTMHMIALGLKHRLNIPWVADFRDPWTNIDFYKDLMLTRLADWRHHSMERRVIRHADYVVTVTKQDRDDYLRMGAKKAVTITNGYDEDDFKVDGVALDAQFTLSHIGTIPPSRNPEALWKAISSLVKKDDAFARDFRLKLVGKVDVSVRQMIAKYGLDASVTFIDYLPHAEAVRQQLQSRALLLLVNNTPNAKGILTGKFFEYLATGRPVVAIGPTDGEVAAVLRSTGAGLCSDFEDADTLAQNIEALYRQLKEHGDCSNASSGASQFSRRNLTAEMAKVMDEVVGCRL, via the coding sequence ATGGGTTTAAAACGAGCGCTAATTCTTACCTACTACTGGCCGCCAAGCGGTGGGGCAGGGGTGCAACGCTGGCTGAAGTTCGTGAAGTACCTTCGCGAATACGGCTACGAGCCTGTGGTTTACACCGCAGCGAACGGCGAAATGCCGGTGTATGATCCGACGCTGGCCGACGACATCCCCGCAGGGGTAGAGGTCGTTCGTACGGAGATTTGGGAGCCCTACCACCTCTACAAGAAGCTGGTTGGGGGCAAGTCGAAGGAGAAGATCAATACCGGATTCCTATCCGAAACGGGTAAGCCGAAGCTCACCCAGAAGCTAGGCGTATGGATTCGCGGCAACTTCTTCATCCCCGATGCCCGATGCTTTTGGATAAAGCCTTCGGTGAAGTACCTCGCTGGCTACCTAAAGGATCATCCGGTTGATATCGTCATCTCCACCGGACCTCCGCACACCATGCACATGATTGCCCTCGGGCTCAAGCACCGGCTCAACATCCCGTGGGTGGCCGATTTCCGCGATCCGTGGACCAACATCGACTTCTACAAGGATTTGATGCTAACCCGGCTGGCCGACTGGCGCCACCACAGCATGGAGCGGCGCGTGATCCGCCATGCCGACTACGTGGTTACCGTTACCAAGCAGGATCGCGACGACTACCTGCGCATGGGGGCGAAAAAGGCTGTAACCATCACCAACGGCTACGACGAGGACGACTTTAAGGTGGATGGCGTAGCGCTCGACGCGCAGTTTACCCTCTCGCATATCGGAACCATCCCGCCATCGCGCAACCCCGAGGCGCTCTGGAAGGCCATATCATCCCTGGTAAAAAAGGATGATGCCTTTGCCCGCGACTTTCGGCTTAAGCTGGTGGGTAAGGTTGATGTCTCGGTTCGCCAGATGATTGCCAAGTATGGGCTTGATGCCAGCGTTACCTTTATCGACTACCTGCCGCATGCCGAGGCGGTGCGGCAGCAGCTGCAGTCGCGGGCATTGCTGCTGCTCGTAAACAATACGCCCAACGCCAAGGGCATCCTCACCGGGAAGTTCTTCGAGTACCTGGCAACGGGTAGGCCTGTGGTGGCCATCGGTCCTACAGATGGCGAGGTGGCAGCCGTGCTTCGCAGTACAGGTGCCGGCTTGTGCTCCGACTTCGAGGATGCCGATACGTTGGCTCAAAATATCGAGGCCCTATACCGTCAGCTTAAGGAGCATGGCGACTGCAGCAATGCATCGTCGGGTGCCAGCCAGTTCTCGCGCCGGAACCTTACCGCCGAGATGGCAAAGGTGATGGATGAGGTGGTTGGATGTAGACTTTAG
- the wecB gene encoding UDP-N-acetylglucosamine 2-epimerase (non-hydrolyzing): protein MKKIVTIVGARPQFVKAAAVSRAIAQTSIQEVIVHTGQHFDKNMSEVFFQEMEIPQPDYMLDIHSLSHGAMTGRMIEKIEEVLLKEKPDGLMVYGDTNSTLAGAIAASKLHIPIIHVEAGLRSFNMMMPEEVNRILTDRISSLLFCPTDAAIENLKKEGFGGYSAKIVKNGDVMQDAAIFYAARSAEKSKAIASLGVADGFVLATIHRQENTDDPAKLRAIVDGLNIINRERKVIVPLHPRTRGILAAQGIAPEFTIIDPVGYFDMVELLKHCALVVTDSGGVQKEAFFFGKPCITAREQTEWVELVEKNFNILVGSDTEKMVEAYRQSMQRRYDFDVNLYGNGKASAVVAQEIEHF, encoded by the coding sequence ATGAAAAAAATAGTTACCATAGTGGGGGCGCGCCCACAGTTTGTAAAGGCAGCAGCCGTTTCGCGCGCCATTGCTCAGACCAGCATTCAAGAGGTGATTGTCCATACTGGGCAGCACTTCGATAAGAACATGTCGGAGGTGTTTTTTCAGGAAATGGAAATACCCCAGCCCGACTACATGCTCGACATCCACAGCCTCAGCCATGGGGCAATGACCGGGCGTATGATCGAGAAGATCGAAGAAGTTCTTCTGAAAGAGAAGCCCGACGGGCTGATGGTTTACGGCGATACCAACTCTACCTTAGCAGGCGCCATTGCGGCATCGAAGCTGCACATCCCAATCATCCATGTGGAGGCCGGCCTACGCTCGTTCAACATGATGATGCCCGAGGAGGTTAACCGTATCCTCACCGACAGGATCTCTAGTCTACTCTTTTGTCCCACCGATGCCGCTATCGAAAACCTGAAGAAGGAAGGATTTGGTGGCTACAGCGCAAAAATCGTAAAGAATGGCGATGTGATGCAGGATGCCGCCATATTCTACGCCGCCCGCTCGGCGGAGAAGTCGAAGGCTATTGCATCGCTTGGCGTAGCGGATGGTTTTGTGCTTGCCACCATTCACCGCCAGGAGAACACCGACGATCCCGCAAAGCTCCGTGCCATTGTCGATGGCTTGAACATCATCAACCGCGAGCGTAAGGTTATCGTGCCGCTGCATCCTCGTACACGAGGGATATTGGCCGCACAGGGCATTGCCCCAGAGTTTACCATTATCGATCCGGTTGGATACTTCGATATGGTAGAGCTGCTCAAGCATTGCGCCCTGGTTGTAACCGATAGCGGTGGCGTGCAGAAGGAGGCTTTCTTCTTCGGAAAGCCCTGCATCACCGCCCGCGAGCAAACCGAATGGGTGGAGCTTGTGGAGAAAAACTTCAATATTCTCGTTGGTTCCGATACCGAAAAGATGGTGGAAGCCTACCGTCAATCCATGCAGCGCCGCTACGATTTCGACGTCAACCTTTACGGAAACGGTAAGGCTTCGGCTGTTGTTGCGCAGGAGATTGAACACTTTTAG
- a CDS encoding YfhO family protein, producing MHPILKKSLPHIAAILFFLVLSYVLFAPQLQGMQLQQSDNQQFQGMSKELNDYRARTGEEALWTNSMFGGMPSYLISTVYKTNYIRYVDNFLQLGQSRPASFLFIMLLGSYILMLAFGMNPWLGVVGSLALSLSSYYFIIIAVGHNSKMIAIAYLVPLIGSIILAYRKKLWLGVALASLFLGLELYAGHPQITYYGAFIIFFFIVAEAIRSYHEKILKHFAKVSAALCIALVLGIGANFSHLYLVWDYGKDSIRGKSELTHNAENKTSGLDKDYALSWSYGIAETFDLFIPNLMGGSSTIGLKSDGETAKTLTTMGQPAEIAAQIPSYWGPQPSTSGPVYVGAVVVFFFVLGLFFIQGVTRWWLVCATVLSFLLAWGSNFLGFSEFFLQHVPMYNKFRTVSMILVIAEITIPIVALLGLRNLLEGEISKERALKGLKWAAGIAGGIALFFVLMGGSLFSFISENDKQMLPQEALNMLGSAIAADRASLLTADAWRTFIFVALSAGLAWLVIAKKIKPTYFMLALGVLILVDMVPVNHRYLNKDNWVPEAQAQVPFTPTPADLQIMKDPGNYRVLNLSVSPFNDASTSYFHKSVGGYHGAKMRRYQELIDFHLSQNNMAAFNMLNTKYIIVPNQKTQTLEVQQNPGALGNAWFVNSIKVVPNADAEIEALKGFDPRHLAVVDKRFDKELAGFTSNADTTAKIELVKYEPNHLTYKSNNKSAQLAVFSEIYYNKGWNAYVNGKLAPYLRANYVLRAMVVPAGDNTVEFKFEPKMFKVGKSIDLVSSLSILLLAFGLIGYELFKLLRDQKLDSKTNG from the coding sequence ATGCATCCAATTTTGAAGAAGTCGTTGCCCCACATTGCGGCAATTCTATTTTTCTTAGTGTTATCGTACGTTTTGTTTGCGCCACAGCTACAGGGAATGCAGCTACAGCAAAGCGATAATCAGCAGTTTCAGGGAATGTCGAAGGAGCTAAACGACTACCGCGCTAGAACAGGCGAGGAGGCGCTTTGGACCAACAGCATGTTTGGTGGAATGCCCTCGTACCTTATATCAACGGTGTATAAGACCAACTACATCCGCTATGTCGATAATTTTCTTCAGCTAGGGCAGTCGCGCCCTGCCAGCTTCCTTTTCATCATGCTTCTGGGAAGCTACATCCTGATGCTTGCCTTTGGAATGAATCCATGGCTGGGAGTTGTTGGCTCGTTGGCGCTTTCGCTTTCGTCGTACTACTTCATTATTATAGCCGTTGGGCACAACTCCAAGATGATTGCCATTGCCTATCTCGTGCCGCTTATCGGGAGCATTATCTTGGCATATCGAAAGAAGCTTTGGTTGGGAGTGGCGCTGGCTAGCCTATTCCTAGGACTGGAACTCTATGCAGGGCATCCCCAGATTACCTACTACGGTGCATTCATTATTTTCTTCTTCATAGTTGCAGAGGCAATTCGCTCGTATCACGAAAAAATCCTAAAGCATTTTGCAAAGGTGTCGGCTGCACTTTGTATTGCTCTGGTGTTGGGCATAGGAGCAAATTTCTCGCACTTGTATCTCGTGTGGGATTATGGAAAGGACTCAATTCGTGGTAAAAGCGAGCTAACCCATAATGCCGAAAATAAAACGTCGGGTCTCGATAAGGATTATGCGCTAAGCTGGAGTTACGGCATTGCTGAAACCTTCGACCTGTTTATCCCAAACCTAATGGGAGGCTCATCGACGATCGGTCTTAAGTCTGATGGCGAAACAGCCAAGACGCTTACCACAATGGGGCAACCTGCCGAGATTGCCGCGCAGATTCCTTCCTACTGGGGGCCGCAGCCTAGCACCTCGGGACCTGTATATGTAGGAGCCGTTGTCGTATTCTTTTTTGTGCTGGGGCTATTCTTCATTCAGGGGGTAACCCGTTGGTGGCTTGTTTGTGCTACCGTGCTGTCCTTCTTGCTGGCATGGGGAAGCAACTTCTTGGGATTCTCCGAGTTCTTCCTCCAGCATGTTCCTATGTACAATAAGTTCCGCACCGTTTCAATGATACTGGTGATAGCCGAAATTACGATTCCAATTGTTGCGCTGCTAGGTCTGAGAAACTTGCTAGAAGGAGAAATATCGAAGGAGCGTGCTTTAAAAGGATTAAAGTGGGCGGCTGGTATTGCAGGAGGTATCGCCTTGTTCTTTGTGCTAATGGGTGGCTCGCTATTCAGCTTCATATCCGAAAACGATAAGCAGATGTTGCCTCAGGAGGCATTAAATATGCTTGGCTCCGCAATTGCCGCCGATAGGGCATCGCTGCTAACTGCCGATGCATGGCGAACATTCATCTTTGTAGCCCTATCAGCAGGTTTAGCATGGTTGGTTATTGCTAAGAAGATAAAGCCAACCTACTTTATGCTTGCACTTGGTGTTCTTATCCTAGTTGATATGGTTCCAGTTAATCATCGTTACCTAAATAAGGACAATTGGGTTCCTGAGGCTCAGGCGCAGGTGCCATTTACTCCAACGCCAGCCGATCTTCAGATTATGAAAGATCCCGGTAACTACAGGGTGCTAAATCTTTCGGTTAGCCCATTTAATGATGCATCAACTTCGTACTTCCATAAGTCGGTTGGTGGATATCATGGGGCTAAGATGCGCCGTTACCAGGAACTGATTGACTTCCACTTGTCGCAAAATAATATGGCGGCATTCAACATGCTTAATACCAAGTATATTATTGTACCGAATCAGAAGACGCAAACGTTGGAAGTACAGCAAAATCCAGGTGCTCTAGGAAATGCTTGGTTTGTGAATTCCATTAAGGTTGTTCCAAATGCTGATGCCGAAATCGAGGCGCTTAAAGGATTCGATCCTCGTCATTTGGCAGTTGTTGATAAAAGGTTCGATAAAGAGCTTGCAGGATTCACTTCAAATGCTGATACTACCGCAAAAATTGAGCTAGTAAAGTACGAACCAAACCATCTCACCTATAAGTCGAACAATAAATCGGCACAGCTAGCCGTTTTCTCCGAGATATACTACAACAAAGGTTGGAATGCGTATGTAAACGGAAAGTTGGCGCCATACCTTCGTGCCAACTACGTGCTTAGGGCAATGGTTGTTCCTGCTGGTGATAATACCGTAGAGTTTAAGTTCGAACCTAAAATGTTCAAGGTTGGCAAATCGATCGATTTGGTTAGCTCATTGTCGATTTTGCTGCTTGCATTCGGTTTGATTGGATACGAGCTTTTCAAACTACTTCGAGATCAAAAACTAGATAGCAAAACCAATGGTTAA
- a CDS encoding permease-like cell division protein FtsX: MVKSETKSIRRGIRNSYLSSIVSVTLVLFLLGTMGLIMLNAKQLSDNIRETVGFNIFLNENLSDAEVNQFNRALKSKPYVFDTKLTTKGEAARQFSQELGEDFVSFLGKNPLPASITVQLKAQYLVDANLKKVQTEIERMPQVQEVVFQDNLVETINANVKKVSLILMVFAGLLLFVSLVLINNTIRLAVYARRQIINTMKLVGATSRFIRRPFLLRGVAHGLYAGMFAVMMLVGLYFLAKEEVGDVIYLNNIQWIIILFGAIIGIGVVINFICTYFAVNKFLRLRSDEIHY, translated from the coding sequence ATGGTTAAAAGCGAAACAAAATCCATTCGAAGGGGCATTCGTAACTCCTATCTATCGTCGATAGTAAGCGTTACGCTGGTACTTTTTCTGCTTGGTACTATGGGGCTAATAATGCTTAACGCCAAGCAACTTTCCGATAATATTCGTGAGACCGTTGGTTTCAACATCTTCCTAAACGAAAACTTATCGGATGCAGAAGTTAACCAATTTAATAGGGCACTTAAAAGTAAACCCTACGTTTTTGATACCAAGCTAACTACCAAAGGTGAGGCTGCTCGTCAGTTCTCACAAGAGTTGGGAGAGGACTTTGTCTCCTTCTTGGGGAAGAATCCGCTGCCAGCCTCTATAACGGTGCAGCTTAAGGCGCAATACTTGGTTGATGCAAACCTTAAAAAAGTTCAAACTGAAATAGAACGAATGCCACAGGTGCAGGAGGTTGTTTTTCAGGATAATTTGGTTGAGACAATAAATGCTAACGTGAAAAAGGTGAGCCTGATTCTTATGGTATTTGCAGGCTTGCTTCTTTTTGTGTCGTTGGTGCTGATAAACAATACCATTCGACTAGCGGTATATGCTCGCAGGCAAATAATAAATACCATGAAACTGGTAGGAGCAACTTCGAGGTTTATACGTCGTCCGTTTTTACTTCGAGGAGTAGCCCACGGACTTTATGCAGGGATGTTTGCCGTTATGATGCTTGTTGGGTTATACTTCTTGGCAAAAGAGGAGGTTGGAGATGTAATTTATCTTAACAACATCCAGTGGATCATTATCCTGTTTGGGGCAATCATCGGCATCGGTGTTGTAATAAACTTTATTTGCACTTACTTTGCAGTGAATAAATTTCTTCGACTAAGGTCGGACGAGATACATTATTAA
- a CDS encoding DUF3098 domain-containing protein, producing MANETNNERKNFAVGKENLKLILIGFIIVVIGFVLMSGGGSSDPNVFDESIFSFRRITLAPIVVLAGFGFVIYAIMKKPKGGE from the coding sequence ATGGCTAACGAAACAAATAACGAGCGCAAAAATTTTGCAGTTGGTAAAGAGAACCTAAAACTAATTCTAATAGGCTTTATTATAGTTGTTATTGGGTTTGTTTTGATGTCGGGTGGTGGTTCTTCCGATCCAAATGTCTTTGACGAGAGTATTTTTAGTTTCAGGAGAATTACGCTAGCACCAATCGTTGTGCTTGCAGGTTTTGGCTTTGTGATTTACGCAATCATGAAAAAGCCCAAAGGAGGAGAGTAG
- a CDS encoding undecaprenyl-diphosphate phosphatase: MNTLQAIIISIVEGITEFLPISSTGHMIITQKLLGIESTEFVKAFTVNIQFGAILSVVVLYWRRFIPTLKTLGVDSPSQELSKSPMEQLVKFYLKLLVAFLPAAVIGFTLSDYIDSLLENVVVVAISLVLGGIVLLFIDNMFGKAGDDQEVTYKKALKIGFFQCIAMVPGVSRSAATIIGGMASKLTRQNAAEFSFFLAVPTMFAASAYKLLKDYQVLLEGNNLYILVLGNVASFIVAMISIKYLMKYLTNHGFRMFGWYRIIVGTVILILVALGIDLQVM; this comes from the coding sequence ATGAATACTTTACAGGCAATTATTATTTCTATTGTTGAGGGAATTACAGAGTTTCTTCCTATTTCGTCTACAGGTCATATGATTATTACCCAAAAGTTGTTGGGGATAGAGAGCACGGAATTTGTAAAAGCCTTTACGGTGAATATACAATTCGGTGCTATTCTTTCGGTTGTAGTGCTGTATTGGCGTAGGTTTATACCTACATTAAAAACGCTTGGGGTTGATAGTCCTTCTCAAGAATTATCAAAATCACCAATGGAACAGCTTGTGAAATTTTACTTGAAACTACTGGTTGCTTTTCTTCCTGCAGCCGTTATTGGCTTTACGCTTAGCGATTATATTGACAGCTTGCTGGAGAATGTTGTGGTTGTTGCTATATCGCTTGTTTTAGGTGGAATTGTACTGCTGTTTATTGATAATATGTTTGGTAAAGCTGGTGACGATCAAGAGGTAACTTATAAAAAGGCACTCAAGATTGGCTTCTTTCAATGTATTGCGATGGTTCCTGGCGTATCGCGCTCTGCTGCAACAATAATTGGCGGCATGGCTTCGAAGTTAACCCGTCAAAATGCAGCTGAATTTTCGTTTTTCCTGGCAGTTCCAACTATGTTTGCTGCATCGGCATACAAGTTGCTTAAGGACTATCAAGTCCTGCTCGAGGGAAATAACTTGTATATTTTGGTTTTAGGTAACGTTGCCTCCTTTATTGTTGCAATGATATCCATAAAGTACTTGATGAAATATCTTACCAACCATGGCTTCAGAATGTTCGGTTGGTACCGTATTATTGTGGGAACGGTTATCCTTATTTTGGTGGCATTGGGGATTGACTTACAGGTAATGTAA
- the truB gene encoding tRNA pseudouridine(55) synthase TruB yields MIINQIDSTTKFEEGVVITIDKPYKWTSFDVIRKVQSMLRYKLGIKKIKVGHAGTLDPLATGLLIVCIGKATKKIESLQAEEKEYMANVCFGATTPCFDLEKPIDAEYPFEHITEEKLQQIIPQFLGEQDQVAPLFSAKLVDGVRAYELARGGSDMELKPHRITIHELRLLQYNTPVADFMVRCSKGTYIRSLARDLGLALDSGAHLTGLRRTSSGNFRVEDAYSMEKIEEMFEELKQTRN; encoded by the coding sequence ATGATTATAAACCAGATTGATAGCACTACCAAATTCGAAGAAGGGGTAGTGATTACCATTGATAAACCTTACAAATGGACCTCCTTCGATGTGATTCGAAAAGTTCAATCTATGTTGAGGTATAAGTTAGGAATTAAGAAGATTAAGGTTGGTCATGCAGGTACGCTTGATCCGCTTGCAACAGGTTTGCTGATTGTTTGTATTGGAAAGGCAACAAAAAAAATAGAAAGTTTACAGGCGGAGGAGAAGGAGTACATGGCAAATGTTTGCTTTGGAGCAACAACCCCCTGCTTCGACCTAGAAAAGCCTATTGATGCTGAATATCCTTTTGAACACATCACTGAGGAGAAATTACAACAGATCATTCCCCAGTTTCTTGGCGAACAGGATCAAGTTGCACCGCTCTTTTCGGCGAAGTTGGTGGACGGTGTTCGAGCGTATGAGTTGGCTCGTGGAGGTTCGGATATGGAGTTGAAGCCCCACCGAATCACTATCCACGAGTTGAGGTTGCTTCAGTATAACACTCCTGTTGCCGATTTTATGGTTAGGTGCAGTAAAGGAACGTACATTCGTTCACTTGCACGCGATCTGGGATTAGCCCTTGATAGTGGTGCACACCTTACCGGTTTACGTCGAACTTCCAGTGGAAACTTTCGGGTGGAGGATGCTTATTCGATGGAAAAAATCGAAGAAATGTTTGAAGAACTGAAACAAACAAGAAATTGA
- the queA gene encoding tRNA preQ1(34) S-adenosylmethionine ribosyltransferase-isomerase QueA, giving the protein MKLSQYKFDLPAELIAKFPTPNRDESRLMVLNRKDKTIEHKVFKDLIDYFDDGDVMVFNNTKVFPARLYGNKEKTGAQIEVFLLRELNREQRLWDVLVDPARKIRIGNKLYFGDDDLLVAEVIDNTTSRGRTLRFLFDGNYEEFKDVLYKLGETPLPKWVRKEVVPEDAERYQTIFAKHEGAVAAPTAGLHFSRELMKRMEIKGVDFAEITLHVGLGNFRTVDVEDLTKHKMDSEQIIIPEEAVGTINKAKDAKKNICAVGTTVLRTLESSVATNGHLKPYDGWTNKFIFPPYEFSVPTSMVTNFHLPLSTLLMMVSAFAGYDFLFEAYEVALKEKYRFGTYGDAMLIL; this is encoded by the coding sequence ATGAAGCTTTCGCAATACAAATTTGATCTGCCAGCTGAATTAATCGCCAAATTTCCAACCCCAAATCGTGATGAATCAAGGTTGATGGTGCTTAATAGAAAGGATAAAACTATTGAGCATAAAGTTTTTAAAGATTTAATCGACTATTTTGACGATGGCGACGTCATGGTTTTTAATAACACCAAAGTTTTTCCTGCTCGCTTGTATGGAAACAAGGAGAAAACTGGGGCTCAAATTGAGGTGTTCCTATTACGCGAGCTAAATCGTGAACAGCGTCTTTGGGATGTGCTTGTTGATCCTGCGCGGAAAATACGTATTGGAAATAAGCTTTACTTTGGCGATGATGATCTATTAGTCGCTGAGGTAATCGACAATACCACCTCGCGTGGAAGAACTCTTCGTTTTCTTTTTGATGGAAATTACGAGGAATTTAAGGATGTACTCTACAAGTTAGGCGAAACCCCTCTTCCAAAATGGGTGCGTAAAGAGGTTGTTCCAGAGGATGCCGAACGATATCAAACTATATTTGCGAAGCATGAGGGGGCTGTTGCTGCTCCAACTGCAGGTCTTCACTTTAGCCGTGAACTAATGAAGCGTATGGAGATTAAAGGTGTTGATTTTGCAGAAATAACTCTTCACGTTGGGCTTGGTAACTTCCGTACAGTTGATGTGGAAGATCTTACCAAACATAAAATGGATTCCGAGCAGATCATTATTCCTGAGGAGGCTGTTGGTACGATAAATAAGGCAAAGGATGCAAAGAAAAATATTTGTGCTGTTGGAACTACTGTTCTTAGAACGCTCGAAAGTTCTGTTGCCACAAATGGACATCTTAAGCCTTACGATGGTTGGACAAACAAGTTTATTTTTCCACCTTACGAATTCTCTGTGCCAACCAGCATGGTTACAAACTTCCACTTGCCATTATCGACGCTGCTAATGATGGTGTCGGCATTTGCTGGTTACGATTTTCTTTTTGAAGCCTATGAAGTTGCGCTTAAGGAGAAGTACCGTTTTGGGACATATGGTGATGCAATGCTTATTCTCTAA
- a CDS encoding adenosine kinase has translation MTSVLGLGNALVDILCGVPNDDFLSQFDLPKGSMQLIDENTALKISQHVKKYELRKAPGGSAANTINGLAKLGVKTGFIGKIGNDEVGTFFKEDMIRSGIIPNLTIGKAPSGRALVFVTPDSERTFATYLGAAVELVPDELDEKEFKGHGYFHIEGYLVQNHDLVRQAVKIAKKHGLKVTLDLASYNVVEQNMEFLDEIIRDYVDIVFANQDEAKAFTGLDPEGALSELAGLCDIAIVKVGRKGSFIQRGREVHKIGIIEATPLDKTGAGDLYASGFIYGLINKYPLSVCGEIGSILSGKVIEVVGPKMDDHIWENIKEMISEVTPK, from the coding sequence ATGACATCAGTTTTAGGCTTGGGCAATGCTCTTGTGGACATTCTTTGTGGCGTACCTAATGACGATTTTCTTAGTCAGTTTGATTTGCCTAAAGGTAGCATGCAGCTAATAGATGAGAATACTGCGCTGAAGATATCTCAGCACGTAAAAAAGTACGAGTTGCGCAAAGCGCCAGGAGGCTCGGCTGCAAATACCATTAATGGACTAGCAAAGTTGGGCGTAAAAACCGGCTTTATAGGTAAGATTGGGAACGACGAGGTTGGTACATTCTTTAAGGAAGATATGATACGAAGTGGTATCATTCCCAACTTAACAATAGGAAAAGCCCCATCGGGTAGAGCCCTGGTTTTTGTAACTCCCGATTCGGAGCGTACGTTTGCTACTTACCTAGGAGCGGCTGTTGAGCTGGTTCCTGATGAACTCGACGAGAAGGAGTTTAAGGGGCATGGATATTTCCATATTGAAGGATACTTGGTGCAAAACCACGACTTGGTGCGTCAGGCTGTTAAGATTGCCAAGAAGCATGGGCTTAAGGTTACCCTAGATTTGGCTAGCTACAATGTGGTGGAGCAAAATATGGAATTCCTTGATGAGATTATTCGCGACTATGTTGATATCGTATTTGCCAACCAGGATGAGGCAAAAGCGTTCACCGGTCTTGATCCAGAAGGTGCCTTGTCGGAACTTGCAGGTTTGTGCGATATTGCCATTGTAAAGGTTGGAAGGAAGGGATCGTTTATCCAACGTGGCAGGGAGGTTCATAAAATTGGTATCATAGAAGCAACGCCACTTGATAAAACTGGTGCGGGGGATTTGTATGCCTCTGGGTTTATCTACGGGTTAATCAATAAGTATCCGCTTAGCGTTTGTGGGGAAATTGGGTCGATTCTTTCGGGTAAGGTAATTGAGGTTGTTGGTCCTAAAATGGACGATCATATTTGGGAAAACATCAAGGAGATGATCTCTGAGGTTACGCCAAAATAA